A single genomic interval of Anopheles marshallii chromosome 2, idAnoMarsDA_429_01, whole genome shotgun sequence harbors:
- the LOC128706677 gene encoding ell-associated factor Eaf: MDNRLNIGSEVRELKLGSTFTNAAPSNQFHTIKYDFKPASVDVNKPAVLEISANKQVTVTVPHLDGSGVPNTVFKGNQRDYSRKDCVLILNRATGEITLEQLNSSIVVKKTRIENKAPNPPPTLPTIKVENNTARQSSKTKITTGVRKNAPISFMPKHSPLQGSPSYPHRSPQSAPAWNANNTQQTLPSIPMIGLDDGMDFGTVMPPSSATTSNSSSGANMNNHLNNNISSSSGSGSNSNSNHTNNHHHHQQHSNSNISINSSSSSTNVAGSTNSGSSAGNNHSNSNSYLNHGSAQNSNNNHHGSGSSGSNHHHHSNHLSVPSSYGGGGAGGRNHLHSEPSMPPSVEVSLPPDRDLLPPPVAVTGIGVGASSDPEMMTSSESDGSDDSDSSSSDQESDSSTEDNNDSPVKESIFDPRPDPTIAVTAAAVDLSKDLCLSSNSDSDD, from the exons ATGGACAATCGGCTCAACATTGGTTCGGAGGTGCGTGAGCTAAAGCTCGGTTCGACCTTCACCAACGCGGCACCGTCGAACCAGTTCCACACGATAAAAT acgATTTCAAACCCGCCAGTGTCGATGTGAACAAACCGGCGGTGCTGGAAATTAGTGCCAACAAGCAGGTCACCGTTACCGTGCCGCACCTGG ATGGTTCCGGTGTGCCGAATACCGTCTTCAAGGGTAATCAGCGCGATTATTCGCGGAAAGACTGCGTGCTCATACTGAACCGGGCGACGGGCGAGATTACGCTCGAGCAGCTCAACAGCAGTATCGTAGTGAAGAAGACGAG AATCGAAAACAAGGCACCCAATCCTCCACCAACACTGCCAACGATAAAGGTTGAAAACAACACCGCACGCCAGAGTTCCAAGACGAAGATTACGACCGGCGTGCGGAAGAATGCGCCGATCAGCTTCATGCCAAAGCACTCGCCACTGCAGGGTTCGCCGTCCTATCCGCACCGGAGTCCCCAGTCGGCACCGGC CTGGAACGCCAACAATACTCAACAAACCTTGCCAAGTATTCCGATGATTGGGCTGGACGATGGGATGGATTTTGGCACTGTAATGCCGCCATCCTCCGCCACCACTTCCAACTCCTCCTCGGGTGCTAACATGAACAATCATctgaacaacaacatcagcagcagcagcggaagTGGCAGTAACTCCAATTCCAACCacaccaacaaccaccaccaccatcagcaacatAGTAACAGTAACATTAGCattaatagtagtagtagcagtaccAACGTGGCTGGCTCGACCAACAGTGGTAGCAGCGCGGGCAACAATCATAGCAACAGCAATAGCTACCTTAACCACGGTTCGGCacagaacagcaacaacaatcatCATGGAAGTGGCAGTAGCGGCAgcaatcatcaccatcacagcAATCACCTCAGCGTGCCGTCGTCGTACGGAGGTGGAGGTGCCGGTGGTCGAAATCATCTGCACAGCGAACCTTCGATGCCACCGAGCGTAGAAGTTAGCTTGCCGCCCGATCGAGACCTACTGCCACCGCCGGTGGCCGTTACGGGAATCGGTGTTGGAGCGAGCAGC GATCCGGAAATGATGACATCCTCTGAATCGGACGGTTCGGATGATTCCGATTCTAGCAGCAGTGATCAGGAATCGGATAGTTCAACCGAAGATAACAATGATTCACCAGTGAAAG AATCCATTTTTGATCCACGGCCGGATCCAACGATTGCGGTTACCGCCGCCGCGGTAGATCTGAGCAAGGACCTCTGCCTATCATCCAACTCCGACTCGGACGATTAA
- the LOC128718467 gene encoding neuronal growth regulator 1, whose translation MTTTLVQLVAALIVLQAALGTNRQIVTGNPAAGSFLSVPTTVKRYENDTVLLPCYHNSPYRYVRWSRDDLLLVDSRYPDLRTPPRMRLWPNGSLEVTEVQTEDTGDYMCEIMTDGGKASQRHAIEVQYQATAAVYPEDPIDIRVGQILEVVCQVTGVPQPYVKWTLQNENASIPFENERKLSVLIEDRSFSGPVQCMATNGVGDPATASVEVFVHFVPEIEVKSPTVHTRVGETGILECLVTAHPVASIHWFHHGLPVVFDRRIVKLDALVTKHQYYTVQRHQLAIRNLRDADLGQYECKAGNRVGIAGAQLELTGRPMVASFKPAAEMSSPTTHNFIWQTESYSPLIEYKLKFRRVPSGNVTPARRNFPLLAWNELIIPSDGSYGPLYAIGYTLQGLQPTSVYEVIVLSRNRYGWSDPSNILRFATGGEVEIEPGSEDTSASMLPSSSIQTTETLEYSESDPGGLGDGGLITDNMIPNDFFDYGTGGDGAASAFAPSSLLLLAVLAIVQLSVAIKHL comes from the exons ATGACGACCACTCTGGTGCAGTTGGTCGCCGCGTTGATCGTACTGCAGGCAGCCCTCGGCACCAATCGGCAGATCGTGACCGGAAACCCGGCGGCGGGATCATTCCTGAGCGTGCCAACAACGGTCAAGAGGTACGAAAACGACACCGTGCTGCTACCGTGCTATCATAACT CTCCGTATCGGTATGTGCGCTGGTCACGGGATgatctgctgctggtggaCTCGCGCTATCCGGACCTGCGGACACCGCCCCGTATGCGCCTGTGGCCGAACGGCAGTCTCGAGGTGACGGAGGTACAGACGGAGGATACCGGGGACTACATGTGCGAGATCATGACCGACGGTGGCAAGGCTTCTCAGCGGCACGCCATCGAGGTGCAgt ATCAAGCAACGGCAGCCGTCTACCCTGAAGATCCGATAGATATTCGTGTGGGACAGATATTGGAAGTCGTATGTCAGGTGACGGGAGTTCCACAGCCGTACGTCAAATGGACATTACAG AACGAAAATGCGTCGATACCGTTTGAGAACGAACGGAAGCTGAGTGTGCTGATTGAGGATCGCAGCTTCTCCGGGCCAGTCCAGTGCATGGCTACGAATGGTGTTGGCGATCCGGCTACTGCATCCGTGGAGGTATTCGTCCATT TCGTGCCGGAGATTGAGGTTAAAAGTCCCACGGTGCATACGAGGGTTGGTGAGACGGGTATCCTGGAATGTCTGGTAACGGCACACCCGGTTGCGTCGATCCACTGGTTCCATCACGGGTTGCCGGTCGTGTTCGATCGGCGTATCGTGAAGCTGGACGCACTCGTCACCAAGCATCAGTACTACACGGTGCAGCGCCATCAGCTGGCAATTCGGAACCTCCGAGACGCGGACTTGGGCCAGTACGAGTGCAAGGCGGGCAATCGGGTTGGCATTGCAGGTGCCCAGCTCGAGCTAACCGGACGACCGATGGTGGCAAGCTTTAAGCCGGCGGCCGAAATGTCCTCCCCGACGACGCACAACTTCATCTGGCAGACGGAAAGCTACTCGCCGCTGATCGAGTATAAGCTCAAGTTTCGACGGGTGCCGTCCGGCAATGTGACCCCGGCGCGGCGCAACTTTCCGCTGCTCGCCTGGAACGAGCTGATCATACCGTCGGACGGTTCGTACGGTCCGCTTTATGCGATCGGTTATACGTTGCAGGGTTTGCAGCCAACGAGCGTGTACGAGGTGATCGTGCTGTCCCGCAACCGTTACGGTTGGAGCGATCCGAGCAACATTCTGCGATTCGCGACCGGTGGCGAGGTGGAGATCGAACCGGGCAGCGAAGATACGTCCGCCTCCATGCTGCCTTCGTCCTCCATCCAGACGACGGAAACGCTCGAGTACAGCGAATCGGACCCCGGTGGCCTCGGTGACGGTGGTCTCATTACGGACAATATGATTCCGAACGATTTCTTCGATTACGGCACGGGCGGTGATGGTGCAGCATCAGCATTTGCACCCAGTAGTTTGCTTTTGCTAGCAGTATTGGCGATCGTTCAACTTTCCGtagcaataaaacatttgtga